In Entelurus aequoreus isolate RoL-2023_Sb linkage group LG02, RoL_Eaeq_v1.1, whole genome shotgun sequence, one genomic interval encodes:
- the tnfaip8l3 gene encoding tumor necrosis factor alpha-induced protein 8-like protein 3 produces MDSDSGEQSDGDLSPGQESFNSRSLALQAQKKIVSKMATMVVANMLTDDTSSQILDELYKSSVEFTRSKKEAHKIIKDVIKVALKMGILYRKQQFSPEELETVERFKKKMNQAAMTAVSFYQVDYTFDRNILSQLLLECRDLLHAVVQQHLSARSHARIDHAFNHFSHLDFLARLYGDGDEYRLSLRKICHGINKLLDEGTL; encoded by the coding sequence GGCAGGAGAGCTTCAACTCTCGCTCGTTGGCCCTGCAGGCCCAGAAGAAGATCGTGAGCAAGATGGCGACCATGGTGGTGGCCAACATGCTGACGGACGACACCAGCAGCCAGATCCTGGACGAGCTGTACAAGAGCAGTGTGGAGTTCACCAGGAGCAAGAAGGAGGCCCACAAGATCATCAAGGACGTGATCAAGGTGGCCCTGAAGATGGGCATCCTGTACCGCAAGCAGCAGTTCAGCCCCGAGGAGCTGGAGACGGTGGAGCGCTTCAAGAAGAAGATGAACCAGGCCGCCATGACGGCCGTGTCCTTCTACCAGGTGGACTACACCTTCGACCGGAACATTCTGTCCCAGCTGCTGCTGGAGTGCCGGGACCTTCTCCACGCCGTGGTCCAGCAGCACCTGAGCGCTCGCTCGCACGCCCGCATCGACCACGCCTTCAACCACTTCTCTCACCTGGACTTCCTGGCCCGGCTCTACGGGGACGGAGACGAGTACAGACTCTCTCTGAGGAAGATCTGTCACGGCATCAACAAACTGCTGGACGAGGGCACGCTTTAA